A single window of Flavobacterium aestivum DNA harbors:
- a CDS encoding nucleotide exchange factor GrpE: MFKNFFKNKSNMTTENTEFDQEIDDVTLENNANGEQLIIEELSVEEQLTQDLAKEKDKFLRLFAEFENYKRRTTKERIELFKTANQDVLLAMLPVLDDFDRAMVEINKAEDELLSKGVELIHEKLKNTLVSKGLELVDVKAGDAFDADFAEAITQIPAASDDMKGKVVDVLEKGYKLGDKIIRFPKVVIGN, translated from the coding sequence ATGTTTAAGAATTTTTTTAAAAATAAAAGTAATATGACTACAGAAAATACAGAATTCGATCAAGAAATAGATGATGTAACTTTAGAGAATAATGCAAATGGTGAGCAACTTATTATTGAAGAATTAAGTGTTGAAGAACAATTGACCCAAGACTTAGCTAAAGAGAAAGATAAGTTTTTGAGATTGTTCGCTGAATTTGAAAATTACAAAAGAAGAACCACAAAAGAGCGAATTGAGTTGTTTAAAACGGCTAATCAAGATGTATTGCTTGCTATGTTACCAGTTTTGGATGATTTTGATAGAGCAATGGTTGAAATCAACAAAGCTGAGGATGAGTTGTTGTCAAAAGGAGTGGAGTTAATCCATGAGAAACTAAAAAACACATTGGTTTCTAAGGGATTAGAGTTGGTGGATGTTAAGGCAGGTGATGCATTCGATGCTGATTTTGCAGAAGCAATTACTCAAATTCCAGCAGCATCAGACGATATGAAAGGAAAAGTTGTTGATGTTCTTGAAAAAGGATACAAATTAGGAGATAAAATTATACGTTTTCCAAAAGTGGTTATTGGTAACTAA
- the dnaJ gene encoding molecular chaperone DnaJ, giving the protein MKKDFYEILGISKSADAAEIKKAYRKNALKYHPDKNPGDKEAEEKFKLAAEAYEILSDPAKKAKYDQYGHQAFDGSGGFGGGHGGMNMDDIFSQFGDIFGSGFGGFGGGGGGGPRRVKGSNLRIKVKLTLEEIANGVEKKVKVKRKVQAAGVTYKTCSTCNGQGQVMRVTNTILGRMQSASTCPTCGGSGQILDKKPSNADSQGMVVDDETVSIKIPAGVVDGMQLKVSGKGNDAPGNSVPGDLIVVIEEIEHEYLKREGENLHYDLYISFAEAVLGISKDIEAVNGKVRIKLEEGIQSGKILRLKGKGIPSVNGYGSGDLLVHVNVWTPKTLNKEQKQFFEKALTDDNFTPSPEKSDKSFFEKVKDMFS; this is encoded by the coding sequence ATGAAAAAAGATTTTTACGAGATATTAGGCATTTCAAAAAGCGCTGATGCTGCTGAAATTAAAAAAGCATACAGAAAAAATGCATTAAAATATCATCCTGACAAAAACCCTGGCGACAAAGAGGCAGAAGAAAAGTTCAAATTGGCCGCAGAAGCTTATGAAATATTAAGCGATCCTGCCAAAAAAGCAAAATACGATCAATATGGTCATCAAGCATTTGATGGTTCAGGAGGCTTTGGCGGAGGTCATGGCGGAATGAATATGGACGATATCTTCAGTCAGTTTGGGGATATTTTCGGAAGCGGTTTTGGTGGTTTTGGCGGAGGCGGAGGCGGAGGTCCTCGTCGCGTAAAAGGAAGCAATTTGCGTATAAAAGTAAAATTGACTCTGGAAGAAATTGCTAATGGTGTTGAGAAAAAAGTAAAAGTAAAACGTAAAGTTCAAGCTGCAGGGGTAACCTACAAAACTTGTTCTACTTGTAATGGTCAAGGACAAGTAATGCGTGTTACCAATACAATCTTGGGTAGAATGCAATCAGCTTCAACCTGTCCAACCTGTGGAGGTTCTGGTCAGATTTTAGATAAAAAACCTTCTAATGCTGACTCTCAAGGTATGGTTGTAGATGACGAAACCGTTTCTATAAAAATTCCTGCAGGGGTGGTAGACGGAATGCAATTGAAAGTTTCCGGTAAAGGAAACGATGCTCCAGGAAATAGTGTGCCAGGAGATTTGATTGTAGTTATTGAAGAAATTGAGCACGAATATTTGAAACGTGAAGGTGAAAATCTTCATTATGATTTATACATCAGTTTCGCCGAAGCGGTTCTAGGAATTTCTAAGGATATTGAGGCTGTAAACGGAAAAGTTAGAATTAAACTGGAAGAAGGAATTCAATCTGGTAAAATTTTAAGATTAAAAGGAAAAGGTATACCAAGCGTTAATGGTTACGGAAGCGGAGATTTATTGGTTCATGTAAATGTTTGGACTCCAAAAACCTTAAACAAAGAACAAAAACAGTTTTTTGAAAAAGCGTTAACGGATGATAATTTCACCCCAAGTCCAGAGAAATCAGACAAATCATTCTTTGAAAAAGTAAAAGATATGTTTTCTTAG
- a CDS encoding ABC transporter ATP-binding protein yields the protein MSNILEVSKVVKRYGDYVALNEVSLTVPKGSIYGLLGPNGAGKTSLIRIINQITLPDSGEIILDGEKLQPKHIQHIGYLPEERGLYSTMKVGEQCLYLAQMKGLSKAEAKKQLEYWFDRLGIQGWWNKKIQELSKGMAQKIQFVVCVLHKPKLLIFDEPFSGFDPVNANVIKDEILALKDEGATIIFSTHRMESVEELCDHIALIHKSNKLIEGKLIDVKRQFKTNNFEVGILSDNVEGLMFDLTQKFTVGQANFKSINDEIKLEIQLGNATPNELLNVLTQRGQVTHFVEKIPSVHDIFIQTVTG from the coding sequence ATGAGTAACATACTTGAAGTAAGTAAAGTAGTTAAGCGATACGGTGATTATGTGGCGCTTAACGAAGTTTCATTAACCGTACCCAAAGGAAGTATATATGGGCTTCTAGGTCCAAATGGAGCAGGGAAAACCTCTCTTATCCGAATCATTAATCAAATTACTTTACCAGATAGTGGCGAAATCATCCTTGATGGTGAAAAGCTTCAGCCTAAACATATACAGCATATAGGATATCTTCCGGAAGAAAGAGGATTGTATAGCACCATGAAAGTGGGAGAACAATGCTTGTATTTGGCACAAATGAAGGGTTTGTCTAAAGCAGAGGCCAAAAAGCAACTCGAGTATTGGTTTGATCGCTTGGGTATTCAAGGGTGGTGGAATAAAAAAATTCAGGAGTTGTCTAAAGGAATGGCACAGAAAATTCAATTTGTGGTTTGTGTTTTGCATAAACCTAAATTATTGATTTTTGATGAGCCTTTTTCAGGTTTTGATCCTGTGAATGCCAACGTAATCAAAGACGAGATTTTGGCATTGAAAGATGAAGGAGCTACAATTATTTTTTCGACCCACAGAATGGAAAGTGTCGAAGAATTGTGTGATCATATAGCATTGATTCATAAATCGAATAAATTGATAGAAGGAAAGCTAATTGACGTGAAAAGACAATTCAAAACCAATAATTTTGAAGTGGGTATTTTGTCGGACAATGTAGAGGGCTTAATGTTCGATCTTACTCAAAAATTTACTGTAGGTCAAGCCAATTTCAAATCAATTAACGACGAGATAAAATTAGAGATTCAACTCGGGAATGCTACACCAAATGAATTGCTAAATGTTCTAACACAACGCGGACAAGTAACCCATTTTGTTGAAAAAATCCCAAGTGTACATGATATCTTTATCCAAACAGTAACAGGATAG
- a CDS encoding ABC transporter permease gives MSIISLIIKREFIAKVRNKSFIVMTFLSPLLFVGIAGFVAYLSSMKADTKRIAIHDESGLFVNEFVTQNDKNSEYKYLDLSAIDLKFLKDSIANEDYEGLLYIPKTKTNKDLENKIEYISNSSPSIVFIEKTQAVIADKLTKSNMEMAHLDTLAIKNAKADININLSKASGEESIIGLNEIKIAIGGAFGYLIMMFIIIYGNMVMRSVIEEKTNRIVEIIISSVKPFQLMMGKIIGTSLAGLLQFLIWTVIGLSLMFAASAFFGVNIGPTSRISPEIMHAAQQEFTGTAQLYIKELWNLPIASILVGFVVYFVGGYFLYSSFYAAIGAAVDNQTDSQQFLLPIIMPLMLSVYVGFFTVINDPHGTIAVIFSMIPLTSPIVMLMRIPFGVPWWQIAISVSLLFATFFGVVWFAAKIYRVGILMYGKKPTWKELYKWLKY, from the coding sequence ATGAGTATAATATCATTAATCATAAAAAGAGAGTTTATTGCCAAAGTACGCAATAAGTCTTTTATAGTTATGACTTTTTTAAGTCCATTGCTTTTTGTTGGTATTGCAGGGTTCGTAGCTTATTTAAGTTCTATGAAAGCTGATACAAAACGTATTGCTATTCATGATGAATCAGGTTTGTTTGTCAATGAGTTTGTGACTCAAAATGATAAAAACAGCGAATACAAGTACCTTGATTTATCAGCTATAGACCTAAAGTTTCTTAAGGACAGTATTGCCAATGAGGATTATGAAGGACTGCTTTATATACCAAAGACAAAAACAAACAAAGATTTAGAAAATAAAATCGAGTACATATCCAATAGTAGTCCAAGTATAGTTTTTATCGAAAAAACCCAAGCTGTTATTGCCGACAAGTTGACAAAATCGAATATGGAAATGGCTCATCTGGACACTTTGGCAATAAAAAATGCAAAGGCAGATATCAATATAAACTTGTCGAAAGCCTCTGGTGAAGAAAGTATTATAGGACTGAATGAAATAAAAATTGCAATTGGGGGAGCTTTTGGTTATCTCATCATGATGTTCATAATTATTTACGGAAATATGGTGATGCGAAGCGTTATAGAAGAAAAAACGAACCGTATTGTTGAGATTATCATTTCATCGGTAAAACCATTTCAGCTAATGATGGGAAAAATAATAGGAACTTCATTAGCGGGTTTACTACAATTTTTAATCTGGACTGTTATAGGTTTGTCTTTAATGTTTGCTGCATCGGCATTTTTTGGGGTGAATATTGGGCCGACTTCTAGGATTTCTCCGGAAATAATGCATGCAGCCCAGCAAGAGTTCACAGGAACGGCTCAATTGTATATCAAAGAATTATGGAATTTACCAATAGCCAGTATATTGGTTGGTTTTGTTGTATACTTTGTTGGAGGGTATTTTTTATATAGCTCTTTTTATGCGGCAATTGGTGCGGCAGTTGACAATCAGACAGATTCACAGCAATTTCTTTTGCCAATCATCATGCCATTGATGTTGAGTGTCTATGTTGGATTTTTTACGGTAATTAATGATCCTCATGGGACTATAGCAGTGATTTTCTCGATGATCCCACTTACATCTCCTATAGTAATGCTAATGCGTATTCCTTTTGGAGTGCCATGGTGGCAAATAGCAATTTCAGTATCTTTATTGTTTGCAACATTCTTTGGTGTGGTTTGGTTTGCTGCAAAAATTTACCGTGTGGGAATATTGATGTATGGAAAAAAGCCGACATGGAAAGAATTGTATAAATGGTTGAAGTATTAA
- a CDS encoding sigma-54-dependent transcriptional regulator: MSKILIIEDEEAIRRVLVSILSEENESYQVEVAEDGVVGLAKIKNSDYDLVLCDIKMPKMDGVELLEAAKKVDPELPIVMISGHGDMETAINTMRLGAFDYISKPPDLNRLLNTVRNALDKKKLVVENKILKKKVSKKHEIIGNSESINQVKVMIEKVAKTDARVLITGPNGTGKELVAHQLHNNSDRSNAPMVEVNCAAIPTELIESELFGHIKGAFTSAVKDRLGKFEVANKGTIFLDEIGDMSLSAQAKVLRALQEGIITRVGADNDIKIDVRVIAATNKNLKTEIAEGRFREDLYHRLAVILINVPSLNDRREDIPALLEHFAKQIAAEQGNAVKHFSVDAVNLLKEYDWTGNIRELRNVVERLIILGGNEISENDVKAFASK; encoded by the coding sequence ATGTCAAAAATTCTAATTATAGAAGACGAAGAAGCAATTAGACGAGTATTAGTTAGTATACTGTCTGAAGAAAATGAGTCTTATCAAGTTGAGGTTGCGGAAGATGGCGTAGTTGGACTTGCTAAAATTAAAAATAGCGACTATGATTTAGTTTTATGCGATATAAAAATGCCTAAAATGGATGGTGTAGAATTATTGGAAGCTGCAAAAAAAGTAGATCCAGAGCTTCCTATAGTGATGATTTCAGGTCATGGTGATATGGAAACGGCCATTAATACTATGCGTCTTGGAGCTTTTGATTACATTTCAAAACCACCAGATTTAAACCGATTGTTGAATACGGTTCGAAATGCATTAGACAAGAAAAAGCTTGTTGTAGAGAATAAAATCTTAAAGAAAAAAGTTAGTAAAAAGCATGAAATAATCGGAAATAGCGAATCGATCAATCAGGTAAAAGTGATGATTGAAAAAGTAGCTAAAACCGATGCAAGAGTACTGATTACCGGGCCAAATGGAACCGGGAAAGAATTGGTTGCCCATCAATTGCACAATAATAGTGATCGATCTAATGCGCCAATGGTTGAGGTCAATTGTGCGGCAATACCAACTGAGCTAATCGAAAGCGAATTATTTGGTCACATCAAAGGAGCCTTTACATCGGCAGTAAAAGATCGCTTAGGTAAATTTGAAGTGGCAAATAAAGGAACTATTTTCTTAGATGAAATAGGAGACATGAGTTTGTCGGCTCAAGCCAAAGTGTTACGCGCACTACAAGAAGGTATAATTACAAGAGTGGGTGCAGACAATGATATTAAAATTGATGTTCGAGTTATTGCAGCAACTAATAAAAATTTAAAAACTGAAATAGCCGAAGGTCGTTTCCGTGAAGATTTATACCATCGTTTGGCCGTAATATTGATTAATGTGCCTTCGCTAAATGATAGACGTGAAGATATTCCGGCTTTACTTGAACATTTTGCAAAACAAATTGCTGCAGAACAAGGAAATGCTGTTAAGCATTTCTCGGTAGATGCAGTTAATTTATTGAAAGAATACGACTGGACAGGTAACATTCGAGAATTAAGAAATGTAGTAGAACGCTTGATAATCCTTGGTGGAAATGAAATTTCCGAAAATGATGTTAAAGCTTTTGCGAGTAAATAA
- a CDS encoding DEAD/DEAH box helicase produces MKLKKINEKLREALVENGLTEANTMQQETFSILKSGADAIIINEKGSGKSTTIVINVIQQLVCEGEESPRALIMVEDKAKMLEMEKLFEIYGRYTNLRVYGVHDKGDMDYDKNYVSAGIDVLIGTPSKLSDMFSTAGYNVNRLRMFILDDADSILKLRHETKIMRISNSIAKTQRIIFTDQLTERIDILADKMLVEPYVFDFNEEYDEDEEDFDEEELVDQDVDDFEEEDEEIDDDEE; encoded by the coding sequence ATGAAACTAAAAAAAATAAACGAAAAATTGCGTGAAGCCCTTGTTGAAAATGGTTTGACAGAAGCCAATACCATGCAACAAGAAACTTTTTCGATATTAAAAAGTGGTGCAGATGCCATTATTATTAATGAAAAAGGAAGCGGAAAATCTACAACTATTGTGATTAATGTAATTCAGCAATTGGTTTGTGAGGGAGAGGAATCACCTCGTGCATTGATCATGGTAGAGGACAAAGCAAAGATGCTTGAAATGGAAAAGCTCTTCGAAATATACGGACGTTACACGAACTTGAGAGTGTATGGCGTTCACGATAAAGGAGATATGGACTATGATAAAAATTATGTTTCGGCAGGTATAGATGTACTTATAGGAACTCCGAGTAAATTGAGTGATATGTTTTCTACTGCGGGGTATAATGTAAACCGATTGAGAATGTTTATTCTTGATGATGCAGATTCGATTTTGAAATTGCGTCATGAAACAAAAATCATGAGAATTTCAAATAGTATCGCCAAAACACAACGTATTATTTTTACGGATCAGCTTACGGAACGAATAGATATTCTGGCTGACAAAATGCTAGTGGAGCCTTATGTCTTTGATTTTAATGAAGAATATGATGAAGACGAGGAGGATTTCGATGAAGAGGAATTGGTAGATCAAGATGTTGATGATTTTGAAGAAGAAGATGAGGAAATAGATGATGATGAAGAATAA
- a CDS encoding putative signal transducing protein: MGLMKVFSGSEILALALQEKIEAAGVETSIKNNIQSARLAGFGNSDLAVEVFIQETDFAKANPVIEEFRMSI, encoded by the coding sequence ATGGGATTAATGAAAGTGTTTTCGGGAAGTGAGATTTTGGCTTTGGCTCTTCAAGAAAAAATAGAAGCTGCTGGAGTAGAAACTTCAATTAAAAATAACATCCAATCGGCTCGTTTGGCAGGTTTTGGAAACTCGGATTTGGCAGTTGAGGTTTTTATTCAAGAAACAGATTTCGCAAAAGCAAACCCTGTTATCGAAGAATTTAGGATGAGTATTTAA
- a CDS encoding Cof-type HAD-IIB family hydrolase, whose amino-acid sequence MIVLDLDDTLLTDDHKISDENKEMIFKAQELGVYVVLASGRPTSAMTGFAKELKLDFYNSYMLSYNGAVITDLKENEILFEQTLTKEQIHELYDYSLKSKTHIITYLNDEIVSETNSEYIDVEKHITGLEHNKVPSFKAAVKTNAVKCILLEEPSYLKTVEDDLKLAMPHLSVSMSKPFFLEVAQNGIDKAHSLKILAEKLDIHQSEIIAVGNAGNDLTMIEYAGLGVWVENVTPELRDKGDLIVASNNNHGVAEVIKNYILN is encoded by the coding sequence ATGATAGTTTTAGATCTGGATGACACTTTGTTGACAGATGACCATAAAATTTCTGACGAGAATAAAGAAATGATTTTCAAGGCCCAAGAGTTGGGTGTTTATGTAGTTTTGGCATCAGGACGACCAACATCTGCCATGACAGGCTTTGCCAAAGAATTAAAATTGGATTTTTATAATTCGTATATGCTTTCCTATAACGGAGCAGTAATTACGGATTTAAAAGAAAATGAAATTCTTTTTGAACAAACCTTAACTAAGGAGCAAATCCATGAATTGTATGATTATAGTTTAAAGAGTAAAACGCATATCATTACTTACCTAAATGATGAGATTGTAAGTGAAACCAATTCGGAATATATTGATGTAGAGAAACACATCACAGGTTTAGAGCACAATAAAGTACCTAGTTTTAAGGCAGCTGTCAAGACTAATGCCGTAAAATGTATTTTGCTAGAAGAGCCTTCTTATCTCAAAACTGTTGAAGACGATTTGAAATTGGCAATGCCGCATTTAAGCGTTTCGATGTCAAAACCGTTTTTTCTGGAAGTTGCACAAAATGGAATTGACAAGGCGCACAGTTTAAAAATATTGGCTGAAAAATTAGATATCCATCAAAGTGAAATTATAGCAGTTGGGAATGCTGGAAATGATTTGACAATGATAGAATATGCAGGTTTAGGTGTTTGGGTAGAGAATGTAACTCCAGAATTGCGTGACAAAGGAGACCTTATAGTTGCTTCTAATAATAATCACGGTGTGGCTGAAGTAATCAAGAACTATATATTGAATTAA
- a CDS encoding S9 family peptidase, producing MKKVALFLFILLTSVNSIIAQTKTDQAAAPVLDRELFFGNPEIAGGQLSPDGKWISFMKEYQGIMNIWVKKFDEPFEKAVTLTDSKRPLQTYFWTDDSKYILYIKDKNGDENMNIYAVNPTDKTAVGKIPESRNLTPLKDVAAQIHTVSKKNPDLLMVGLNDRDKAWHDLYQLKISNGQLTKIYENKDRITGYDFDWDENLRVLSKTDEKGNTVMYKKASGALTPIYETSVTEQAYIAGWSRDNKLAYLVTNKGDLNLSSLFTLEIENNKLTKIESDPNNKVDFGSLSMDENTREIIYTSYTDDKTQYYWKNKEWETNYNYLKSKFPGREVDFQSATKNYKKFLIAVSGDKYASEAYFFNTETKELILQYVPRPELKKVEQYLAEMNSVHYKSSDGLEITAYLTLPVGVSNKNLPVVMLIHGGPKGPRVQWGYNSYAQFLANRGYAVLQPNFRASGGYGKKFLNAGDLQWGKLMQDDITYGVKYLIEQGIANKDKVAIMGGSYGGYATLAGLAFTPDLYACGVDIVGPCNIFTLLESIPAYWESGRAFLYGMVGDPNTEEGKKSIREASPLFSADKIVKPLLIIQGANDPRVKKAEADQITIALREKGKKVTYLLADDEGHGFRKPVNNMAMFAETEKFLASILGGQYQKEMPADVAKRLNEMTVDISKVTYEAK from the coding sequence ATGAAAAAAGTTGCTTTATTCCTCTTTATACTCCTAACGTCTGTTAATAGTATAATTGCTCAAACCAAAACAGACCAAGCCGCAGCTCCTGTATTAGACAGGGAGCTTTTTTTTGGAAATCCCGAAATAGCGGGAGGTCAATTAAGTCCCGATGGAAAATGGATTTCTTTCATGAAAGAATATCAAGGTATCATGAATATTTGGGTTAAAAAATTTGATGAGCCTTTTGAAAAAGCGGTTACACTTACTGATAGCAAAAGACCTTTGCAAACCTATTTTTGGACAGATGATTCCAAATACATATTATATATAAAGGATAAAAATGGTGATGAAAACATGAACATTTATGCAGTGAATCCAACTGATAAAACGGCGGTAGGAAAAATTCCTGAATCGAGAAACCTAACCCCTCTAAAAGATGTTGCTGCCCAAATACATACTGTAAGCAAAAAAAATCCAGACCTACTAATGGTTGGGTTAAATGACCGAGACAAAGCTTGGCATGATTTGTATCAATTGAAAATTTCAAATGGTCAGCTTACCAAAATCTATGAAAACAAAGACAGAATAACAGGCTATGATTTTGATTGGGACGAAAATCTAAGAGTTTTATCCAAAACCGATGAAAAGGGAAATACCGTAATGTATAAAAAAGCAAGTGGAGCCTTGACTCCAATTTATGAAACCTCAGTTACAGAACAAGCCTATATTGCCGGTTGGTCGCGTGACAATAAACTAGCTTATTTGGTTACTAACAAAGGAGATTTAAATCTTTCATCACTTTTTACATTAGAGATTGAAAATAATAAATTAACCAAAATTGAAAGTGATCCCAACAACAAAGTAGATTTTGGTAGTTTATCTATGGATGAAAACACAAGAGAAATAATTTACACTTCATATACAGACGATAAAACTCAATACTACTGGAAAAACAAAGAATGGGAAACTAATTATAACTATCTAAAAAGTAAATTCCCTGGTAGAGAAGTAGATTTTCAAAGTGCAACCAAGAATTATAAAAAGTTTCTAATAGCCGTTTCGGGAGACAAATATGCATCCGAAGCCTATTTTTTTAATACTGAAACCAAAGAATTAATATTGCAATATGTTCCAAGACCTGAATTAAAAAAGGTAGAACAATATTTGGCAGAAATGAACTCTGTTCATTATAAAAGCAGTGATGGATTAGAAATAACCGCCTATTTAACATTACCGGTTGGTGTAAGCAACAAAAATCTACCGGTTGTTATGCTAATTCACGGTGGTCCAAAAGGTCCTAGAGTACAATGGGGATACAATTCTTATGCTCAGTTTCTTGCTAACAGAGGCTATGCCGTTTTGCAACCCAACTTTAGAGCTAGTGGAGGTTATGGCAAAAAGTTCTTAAATGCTGGTGACTTACAATGGGGAAAATTAATGCAGGACGATATTACATATGGTGTAAAATATTTAATAGAGCAAGGCATCGCCAATAAAGACAAAGTGGCCATAATGGGAGGAAGTTACGGTGGCTACGCAACTTTGGCAGGTTTGGCCTTTACCCCAGATTTGTATGCCTGTGGTGTTGATATTGTTGGTCCCTGCAACATTTTTACTTTATTAGAATCTATTCCTGCCTATTGGGAATCTGGAAGAGCATTTTTATACGGTATGGTGGGAGACCCAAATACTGAAGAAGGCAAAAAAAGCATTCGCGAAGCCAGCCCTTTATTTAGTGCAGACAAAATTGTAAAACCATTATTAATCATTCAAGGGGCAAACGATCCAAGAGTTAAAAAAGCCGAAGCAGATCAAATCACAATTGCTCTAAGGGAAAAAGGAAAAAAAGTAACTTATCTTTTGGCAGATGATGAAGGTCATGGATTTAGAAAACCAGTTAACAATATGGCCATGTTTGCAGAAACAGAAAAATTTTTAGCTTCAATTTTAGGCGGGCAATATCAAAAAGAAATGCCTGCGGATGTTGCAAAAAGACTAAACGAAATGACGGTTGATATTAGCAAAGTTACTTATGAAGCTAAATAG
- the mtaB gene encoding tRNA (N(6)-L-threonylcarbamoyladenosine(37)-C(2))-methylthiotransferase MtaB, with the protein MENRKKVAFYTLGCKLNFSETSTIARNLEDEGFDRVDFEEVADMYVINTCSVTENADKQFKQVVRKAMKLNDKAFVAAVGCYAQLKPEELANVDGVDLVLGATEKFKLADYINDLSKNDFGEVHSCEIAEADFYVGSYSIGDRTRAFLKVQDGCDYKCTYCTIPLARGISRSDELENVLKNAYEISKQDIKEIVLTGVNIGDYGKGEFGNKKHEHTFLELVQALDKVEGIERLRISSIEPNLLKNETIEFVSKSRTFVPHFHIPLQSGSNDILKLMKRRYLREVYTERVNKIREVMPHACIGVDVIVGFPGETDEHFLETYHFLNEMDISYLHVFTYSERDNTEAAEMEGVVPANVRAKRSKMLRGLSVKKRRAFYESQLGTTRTVLFEGENKEGYIHGFTENYVKVKTPWNPGLVNTLHEINLTKIDEDGSVRMEFLNVEV; encoded by the coding sequence ATGGAGAATAGAAAAAAAGTTGCTTTTTACACGCTTGGTTGCAAACTGAATTTTTCAGAAACATCAACCATTGCCCGTAATTTGGAAGATGAAGGTTTTGATCGAGTTGATTTTGAGGAAGTAGCTGATATGTATGTGATCAATACTTGTTCGGTTACTGAGAATGCTGATAAGCAATTTAAGCAAGTTGTGCGCAAAGCGATGAAATTAAATGATAAAGCTTTTGTAGCCGCTGTAGGTTGTTATGCCCAATTAAAACCAGAGGAATTAGCTAATGTTGATGGAGTAGATTTGGTTCTTGGAGCTACCGAAAAATTTAAGCTTGCTGATTATATCAATGATTTATCGAAGAATGATTTTGGAGAAGTGCATTCTTGTGAGATTGCTGAAGCCGATTTCTATGTAGGTAGTTATTCTATTGGTGATAGAACCCGTGCATTCTTGAAAGTACAAGATGGTTGTGATTACAAATGCACCTATTGTACAATTCCTTTGGCACGTGGAATTTCCCGAAGTGATGAATTGGAAAATGTGTTGAAAAATGCTTATGAAATTTCAAAACAAGATATTAAGGAAATAGTTCTAACCGGTGTAAACATTGGGGATTACGGAAAAGGGGAGTTCGGAAATAAAAAACACGAACATACTTTTCTGGAATTAGTTCAAGCTTTAGACAAAGTTGAGGGAATCGAAAGATTACGAATTTCATCTATTGAGCCTAATTTATTGAAGAATGAAACGATAGAATTTGTATCGAAAAGTAGAACTTTTGTACCACATTTTCACATTCCGTTGCAATCAGGAAGCAATGATATCTTGAAATTGATGAAGCGCCGTTATTTACGTGAAGTTTATACCGAAAGAGTAAATAAGATTCGTGAAGTAATGCCACATGCTTGTATTGGTGTTGATGTGATTGTGGGATTCCCAGGAGAAACAGATGAGCATTTTTTAGAAACGTATCATTTCTTGAATGAAATGGATATTTCGTATTTACACGTTTTTACTTATTCGGAAAGAGATAATACAGAAGCTGCCGAAATGGAAGGTGTTGTGCCTGCCAACGTCAGAGCAAAAAGAAGTAAAATGTTACGAGGTTTATCTGTAAAAAAACGTCGTGCATTCTATGAAAGTCAATTAGGAACTACTAGAACCGTACTTTTTGAAGGTGAAAATAAGGAAGGATATATTCATGGGTTTACTGAAAACTATGTAAAAGTAAAAACACCTTGGAATCCAGGTTTAGTAAACACTTTACACGAAATCAATTTAACAAAAATTGATGAGGATGGAAGTGTGAGAATGGAGTTCTTGAATGTTGAGGTTTAA